Within the Arachis duranensis cultivar V14167 chromosome 10, aradu.V14167.gnm2.J7QH, whole genome shotgun sequence genome, the region AATTCATTGTAAGTTGGCTCtatgttctttattttaatagttAGATGTATTTCAATTCAATATAAGGTGTATGTATGTTTTGCTTTGGGTGTAAGTATGTTCTCCTTTGAGTGTATttcctttgggtgtattattgatttgttttgttttttaaggGATATGTAATTTCAAGAATGAGAGTATATGCTGGCGGGGCGCCTCTGAAGAGAAAGGAGAATGAGAAGAAAATTAGAGCACCATATGCTAACATCTCAAGCCAAAAGACAAGGTATAAATTTGTGACTCTGAACATTAAACTTTCCTAAAtgagatttgtaatttattttcttcgttTTCAGTTATGACTGTGTTATTTACGTTATGAAGTGGCTTGAGTTAATTGAGCTCGAAAACATTAAAAGGGCGAAGTATGAGTGGGATAATTGGACACAGGTAACTGTCTTTAAAACTATATAACTCTGTATTACTTTACTGAATTAATATTGTTATTTAAACAGaatatactttttaattgtagGACGAGGTGGACTACTATAGAGTAGAATATGCTTCCCGGATACTATTCAGTGAAATGAATAAAGACAGAGCTGAAGCAATTAGAGGGAGTAATGCAATAAGACTGTCCAAGCCATCCTCAGTATTATTGAGTCCATTTTGTCACATAGACTCTAATGAGATAGAAACTGAGTAATGTAACTGCTAGCTAGTTTGTAAATTGAACACATGGTGTAAAAATTTGTCAATTATAAACAACTTCTattcaatgaaatttttttccatAGTTAAACTGTTTGTGCTGTATTCAAAAGCTCTGTATTACAGGTGGTAAAATATGAAGGAAAATATCAAGCCAGGTATAAacacaaattataaaattttatacccAAGGAAAGTTTAATATACACCCAAGATTGcttaatatacacccaaacttctatccccttaaaccctaaacccaaaatcctaaaaattctaaaaaccataaaaccctaaaccctaaaaccctaaaccctaaaaaccaaaaccctaaaccctaaacctaaaaccataaaccctaaaccataaaccctaaaccctaaaaacctaaccttaaaccctaaaccctaacatcctaaaatcctaacacctaaaccctaaaccaataAAACTACTATACACCCAAATCagtaattttttaacataaacaaCAGATTGTGAagtatatatatctatatataagtaaaatatgaaatacaagaaaattcataaatacacccaaaataatACTGCTTTTACACCCACATTCTgtaactatacacccaaagagtTATTCGCTGCTGCTAATACCCTGAACTGATAATTCATCACACGTATTTGATATTGGCTAGAATTTGAATGCACCACTGATCCAATATCAAAAAGGTTTAACTGAATATAACAAACTCACATATTAGCTAAACTATTAAcgacaaaattaaactcaattaccataaatttaaaaacatcACTTTTACCTCGTTTAAAgctttcgttttcttcttctttgaggcATTTTTAATCTATTTGTCCAACTTTGAAATTCGCCTATTTTTTGGACGTCTTCTTGTTCGAATCCTTGGAGGACTCtgaagctcgttaacggattccaagttggcaTCTTCGTGAGATAAAGAAGATGTccccttccttttggctttcaattcttccatctcaaccatgaCGGTATCGTACGCATGGTGCAGCATTGCAGTCAGCTCCTCCGATTCTGATGCAAATTCGCAAATATTTTGCGAACGAAAAATCAATTCGTCAAACCTCTTGCTTCTTGACTCCAACAGTGGCTCgtcgtggctgctcttgatgtgtgtgtgtcgcctctttaccttcttgctccatTGTTCCAATATATATCTAGGTgacacttggcttacttgtTCAAATCTTAACACGCTTAGTGCGTGACGGCGCAGTATCCCTTTTGAtcgaataataagcattggcaTTTTACCTCGGTTGCTACTGAGTCGTAAGTAACCACAAACTTATTGaatattgagctggaaactTGTTCTCCAACTTCGTATACTGAATAGCCTAAAGCGGAATTCATTAATCTAGTTATGCAATTCGCTTTTCCTCTTAACTGTGCTTGGACTTCCTTAAACTTTTGATAAGTGTACAAATGTTGAAACTAAGCTTCAATGGAGGATTTGGTTGCACACGGTATGAccgtatgaaaatctgcagcatctgatTCTTTCTCTGCTTGCACCCTACTTCCGAGGCAATTATCGTATTGTTTGACAAATTGAATAAGCGAGCTATTCCGGGTAATAaactagttaaaaaataaatgcatGCTCTCACTCCTTTGCGTCcttctcatccctgcccagAAATGGTGATCCAaatagattggaacccatatatgacggtcttcatagagatctgcagaatacacccaaaaacagactataaatacacccgacgtaaatttaaattacacatctgctgcagattttaaacaaacattacctgaaagccacttgtccacaagaccaaaattcagcagaaaatcattctaattcctatcaaatgagtctttactataagagttccaaacaacttggctcatttcttgttcaatttctgcatgtcccttgtacccgtttaatttgcttggaatcttcttcatgatgtgccaaatacaccaacgATGAATTGTTGTTGCCATACAGGCCTCTAAATcccttttcattgatgcgcATTGATTGGTGAGGAATCCTTTCGGAGCATTccctcccatgcaacgaagccaacattgaaataaccatttgaatgattcaatttctttgtttttcatcaAAGAGCATCCAAGAAGTGTCgactgaccgtggtgattcaccccgacaaaagaactacaaaccaaattatacctgaaacaaATTACCATAGTGCAGAATGGAAAATCATTAGGTACAACCAACAAATGCTTTTTATACACCCAAAAAACAACCAATATACACCTCTACTGCGGATtcataaaattacattaatttagcatcataaacagggacagtttgttacctgtttgtattgtaggttGTGTGAAATAAAATAACATCTCTGAAATACTCAAAGACAGCTCTACTTCTTGCATCGGCCCAAAAAGCCAGCTTAATCGATTGATCCTCCTCGAGttcaagctcaaaaaagaaattctgattcttctctttcattcgtaacaaatattttcaaaattcttttgcatcttcttgttcaGAAACATTACGCACTTCTCTCgtaatgtaattcctcacatccttttcaataaaatttaactcgcggtgACTCCCGGCAGCCGCAACAAATGACTGGTAAGTTTTGTTTGGTCTAATACCAACCTCCTCGTTATTCTTTATTGTACGACgaatggacatgcttagttccctgtgctgtttgagcatctctgctttACTTGGACAGCAGGGGTGTGAATGATCCAACACAACCGCACCAATCTCCTTCAATgagtgtatataaattcttgtagGACAGTTTAAACCGGCTGTCGGATTTGTCTTCTCGgtcggagatattttagattttcatttttcctctctgctacatgtaatcaattgattcttaatctcgtttcccttcctatttgtgctccgaactcttgtagaaaaacctACAGCATTGGCGTGgttcctgtaaaattttccagcatcttcaagggtggtaaaggtcattccaaccttcGGAACAAACTGGTAATCAACAACAGAGAGatgctgcagaatacaccatgtcaaaaacaaaaaatacacccaatcattgctgatataatacacccgaatggcaacaactcaactaaaatTGACAATAAAAgccataaactgtaaatacacagGCTGCAAAATACAccatgacaaaaaataaaaatacacccaatcatgtctgatataatacacccgaacgacaacaactcagctaaaataacaaaaaacaataaactgtaaatacacatgctgcagaatacaccatgtcaaaaactaaaaacacacccaatcatgtctgatataatacacccgaacgacaacaactcatctaaaataatagaaaaagtcataaactgtaaatacaccaACACTTCCcgcaaaaatacacccaaagagttctgatctacacccgagcgtctactataaattccagataatcaatcaaaactaatacattAGATTCAATCCACAGATTTATGTTCACGCGTTAGTTTCACAGTCAATATTCACGAATTATTCAgctacacaatgctatacaaattactgcaacaaaattcagagtaatcgtatgtaaatcaaacctcaggaacttcgttagatacaaattcataatccacttcgCCCTGATTCAACTGACAATCTGAGAttgaatcatccattatcttcaaaacgagttcaaactttgatttcagaaaacaaaaaatcgaATAGAAAATGAAGCTGGAGTTACAGAAagagaagaacgagaagaagaacGAAGAAGGAAATAAGGAGAACGAGCAAATCTAGAAATAAGGAGaacgaagaagaaaacaaatcttttaaatttggaaATTATATATAAGCGGGATCTTTATATAGCGCGTGTATGGGACGTAACCTTTGCAACgcattttggatttttattcgTTAATTAACTTGTAAAACTAATAGCTTGTATGCAGAACTTTTCTGTTTTGTTAGATCTACTCTTACTCACATATTTATCTAATTAGATTCgttcttttaaataattattcatctcatagaatatttttaatctATCATCTTAAATtatgcatattttattttaaatattaaaactgTATAGTAATAACCAAAAGTAGTTCTTCATGAATAACCCTCTTGACAATACCATGCAACTTTCCCGAATCATCGTCCCTGGACACCACGGAACACGCCCTTCTTCACAACATCAATAATAATTCGTCGTTCTTCACTCTCCACTGCCCTCCCCATTTCTCCAACACTGTGCCAAACCACCTCACGCGCCATTCGGAGATTCACGCGCCTCCAATGGCCGAATCGCCCCCTCTCCCAATCTCCACTCCACACGCCCACACTGCCCCAGCCACTCCCCCGATCGCCACATTCGTATTCCGCGCCTTCATCTCCCGCCTCAGCTCCTCCCTCCGCCAAGGCTTTTCCGACCGCCGCCCCTGGTCGGAGCTCCTCGATCGGAGCTCAATTTCCCGACCCGAATCCCTCTCCGACGCATACTCCCGGATCCGCAAGAACGCTTCCTACTTCCGCGTCAACTACGTAACCCTAATCGCACTCGCACTTGCTCTCTCACTCGTCACTCACCCTTTCTCTCTCCTCGTGCTTCTCTCTCTCCTCGCCGCGTGGTCCATCCTCTACCTATTCCGCCCCTCCGACCAGCCACTCTTCCTCTTCGGCCGTACCTTCTCCGACCGGGAGACCGTCACCGCCCTCGTCGTCCTCACCGTCTTCGTCGTCTTCCTCACCAGTGTCGGTGCTCTCTTGATCTCCTCCCTCACCGTTGGTTTAGCCGTCGTGTGCTTGCACGGCGCGTTCCGTGTACCGGAGGATCTTTTCCTTGATGACCTGGAGCCTCGCAATGCCGGATTGCTCTCGTTCCTCGCCGGCGGTCCGGCCGGTTCGCGCTTGTGAGCATAGGGTTCTGGATTGTCTCGGAGGTTTTGTTCTGATTAATTAGTTGAACTTGTAGCTTCTATTCATTTTAGGTAAttggtaattttcttcttataccACTATTCATATACATATATGTAAATGGCAATTATTGCAACTTGACAAGTTTTATGATCTCAATTAATGAAGTTTTGatatcattttttctttattttttaatggcAGTATTGTTGTCTTCTAGAGTAGCAGTTATACAGTGCAAAAATACAATGCGCCAAATTAGTTagtattatttaacttattttcatGTGTATTTTGTATTCTGACATTGACATTGGGGCTAGTTTTGGTTGGATCCTTGTTGGAGTGCTCTTTATGCAAGACAGAAAATGTACTACTTTTTATTAAGTTACTTATCTTGCAAGGGTTGAGCAGATAAATTGCTGAGGCAGAGCTTCTTGTTTTGGGAAATCGATGAGTTCTTGTTGTGGGAGATTATTGTATTAGTAGATGCTGTAAGCACTATTATTAGTTCATGTTGTGGGAGATTAGGGTAGGGTAATAATTTGAGTATACTTAGGTTGGTGGTGGCTTCATCTTGTGTCTGGTTTGATGTTGAGAAAGCTCATACTATGGTTTAAAgggtaaaaatataattgagtATTTCTAAACTTATTTTAGCATATTTGAGTAACATTAATCATGATTTTTCTTGTATTATTTATCAAACTATGGTTTGGACAGAAGTAGCGAACAAAAgaagttgtttcttgttttgttaTTAGAACAAATTATGGTTTGCAAAGtgtaaatcaaaagaaaatgtcATGAAAACTGTGGAAAAGTAAAAAATGGAGATTCGGTACAATCTTCCTGAACGGGAAGAATCGGGACGAAGACGGAAAGAAGTTTGGAGTTCCGGCATGGGACAACTTTGCCCTGCCTCACTCTATTGACATCTCTACTCATTGTGTGAGAGATCTTTAATAAATTTCTTTCAACatcctaatttaaaatataaataaattaaaaaattcataatattattatattgaaAGAACTTGTGTtagtttttttcttgttttatgcaTATAATAACCTATTAGTAAATGAAGTGTCTCAATTAAGttttaatatcaattttatCTAAAATGTCATAATTATGAAATCTGAACTGGATTGACNNNNNNNNNNNNNNNNNNNNNNNNNNNTAaccaatatcaaattattttaaaatattatattaattaagtttatttaaataattctaCTAATAATTTAGTGATTGTGATCCAATAACTCAGCATTAATCATGTTGATTAATAGTCCTGGTAtgataatttgataatttaaataagtCCGAATAAAATGAGAGTGAAAACACTTCACCTGTACTAGTGTTgtttaattgaataattgtaattcttgaCGTATAATGGGCAAAGCCAACCCGACAGCCGAACACTATTCTTTTACCGAAAACGATGCGAATCTTGGGATGGGGCTCAAACTGTCATGGAGGACCTCAACCAACAAGAATCAAGTTTTTTAGACCGAAAAAAAAAANNNNNNNNNNNNNNNNNNNNNNNNNNNNNNNNNNNNNNNNNNNNNNNNNNNNNNNNNNNNNNNNNNNNNNNNNNNNNNNNNNNNNNNNNNNNNNNNNNNNNNNNNNNNNNNNNNNNNNNNNNNNNNNNNNNNNNNNNNNNNNNNNNNNNNNNNNNNNNNNNNNNNNNNNNNNNNNNNNNNNNNNNNNNNNNNNNNNNNNNNNNNNNNNNNNNNNNNNNNNNNNNNNNNNNNNNNNNNNNNNNNNNNNNNNNNNNNNNNNNNNNNttatatattttatgtaatagaataataaagaataacaacacataaaaaatattaatttaattatatcttaatttttattttatttatttaataaataagtgcattcttctatattttttaattttctatatatatttagtttaaatTAGATGTACTATATTATTACCtataaaacaaatataatttattatattaaaaaataaaaatatacttctataaaaaaaatatatgtttatacaataataaaaaaatttaaaaagaaaaaaagaaagaaaaagacaaatcttgtttaaataaagaaaaaaaattcttgttGACAGAGTTCaaagacacaaaaaaaaaaaacctagaacTCATTCAATTACTAACCCTAATATTACAATTGCCTGAGTAAAATTTATGTGTGGCTTGTTTCTCATAACATTTGCAGTGGCCGCTACAGAgtattttccatttttctttgcGAGGCTTGAGGTCTTTGTTGCTTTAATCTTTTCTTggatgtttaaaattttataaatgctTGTTATTGAAACTTACTCTCtttgattcttgttttgatttgtcTTATGCTATATTGTGTTATACTGTNNNNNNNNNNNNNNNNNNNNNNNNNNNNNNNNNNNNNNNNNNNNNNNNNNNNNNNNNNNNNNNNNNNNNNNNNNNNNNNNNNNNNNNNNNNNNNNNNNNNNNNNNNNNNNNNNNNNNNccatttttttcttttttttttggttcgctgtcttattttttttccatcattattttctattctttttcagttcttcttttaAGAACCGTTTTGGTTCGGCTTGATTTTGTTTCCAGatgattttctagttttttggcAGTTCTTAAAAAAGACGGTATTGCTTACGGATTAAACTGTATTAGATGCTGATTCTCGATTGAATCAAACAGTTCCATCCGATTTTAAAATCCTTGATCAGAactctctttaatttttcacGTTATTATTaccactaaaaataatttatatatactaaTGATTCGATAAGTATTTATGTAttcaattagttttttattGCTATTAAGTTATATTATCttttgaaagataaaaaaataataaaataatcaattggATAAAGTCTATTTTATTGGTAAATAAAGTACGTTAACATAgacaaaaaatacataaatacatataatttatgtatttgttcATACTTGACCTAATAGTAAAGTCAAACCTAAGGTGAACAGGCTCAATCTATAAAAAAAAGGTCCCAAAAAACGGATCCATTGATTTATTTGCCAACCTGACTTGCATAGCCAAAGAAATCTCAACTGCATTAAAGTGTATCTTAATAAACTTAGTATCTATTTTAAATATGGAATCTCAACAATTCCTAATAAAAGAGGAAGTAACCACTCAATATTATAGGAGGATAAGTTATAGAAAGATAATAAAGTCATcttttctattatatatataaatattctaTTATACACAAGATAAAAATGAATCCTAATATATTAAAACCTGTCTAAATTCTTTCTTAACTTAAGAATTAGAGTGTCTTGCATGTATCATTCCATCCTTACTCAAAATTCTTGGATGATTTTACCTGGCTGGAGAAGACATTGAAATTCTCATTAAAAGGTGTGTGAACCTCATATTCAGACCCAAACCTCatcaatttcaggtaaccctcagaagaTTAGCGCCGCTGCTAAGGACCTGTTGTTCGACACCCAACCATGGTGGACGATCACCCAAAAGATAGATACATGGCGCAACCAATTCTAAAcctcaagaagaggaaaaacctAATGATGATTGAGCAATTGTTATCCCTCCACACTCACAAAGAGGTATAGGGACCAACGaagaaagaaacagaaaagaccCAAAAGGACAAAGAATATGATATGAAATTCATAGACTTAAAGGATCAAGAGATATAGACGTAACAGAATTAATGGAATTACTCCATGGACATTAAAGTTGGATAGAACAGTTTGAGATTGAGTTAGAGTGACAACGCGAATTCGAGTGGGCCCTACGAAGAAAGGTACAATGTCGTAGGGAGTTGGTGAAAAAACTTGAAAGATTAGAGTCTAATCTTAAGTGTAGGAGACCTTGAATTGATCGAGAAACCACACCCTTAGAAAGTGAAGACCCATTCTCAGAGAAAATCATGCGAGCAAAAATCCCTAGAAATTTTAAGAGCTCATGCATGGGCCTTTATGTGGCATGACCAAACCCCGACATCACTTAAGTAATTTCAAAAGTCAAATATATTTGGCCAACGCCTTAGATGCAACTCGATGCAAAGTTTTTCCGAGTATAATAACTAACGCGACGATGAAGTAGTTCGATAGTCTTCTTCCGAGGTCGGTCACTTGTTTCGATGACCTAGCCAAAAGCTTCCTCAACTGATTCTGCATTAAAAAAGGGAAAGCCAAGCATGCTCCATGCATTTTGGATGTCAAACAAGAGGTCGGAGAGTCCATCAGTATCTACATaaaaaggttcaacaaagcatatTTAGAGATTCAGAACTTGCCCACTGAAGTACCTATCGTGGGGCTTGTTAATGGTCTCAAAGAAGGCCCTTCTCATAGTCTATATCAAAAAGGAACTCAACTTCTCTGTACAAAGTTTAAGAACAGGTAaaaaagtatatcaacatggaagaaacatcttaattgaaaaagcCTAGAGCTGGAACAAAACATTTAATACCAACCCcgagataaagaaaaagagcccaagaagaaaaaaacacacaatTCAAAAAGACCTCGAAGGTACTATTCTTACACTTTGTTGTGAGTTTTTCTGATCAAAATCTACAGAGAGATATGCCACACTGAAAAGATACCACCTCCAAGGCCAATTCGAAATAAGAATGCGGGTAATCATACTAAATATTGTGAGTACCACAAAATTTATGGCCATTCAACTAATGACTGCTACAACTTGAAGAACgtgataaaaaaattagctaGAGAAGGGTGATTGAATAAATACTTGGCTGAGAGAACAAACAGAATAGGTAAATGGAAAAAAGATAGTAAAGACAAGAAAGGGCGAGAAAGACCAACAAGAACACCTGAGAGGCACATTCACATGATTGCTGGTGGCTTTGCAGGAGAAGAATAACTAAGTCCTCCCACAAAAGATACTTGAAGGAGGTCTACCAAGTCAGAGAGGATGAGGAGATACTCAACCTGCCTATAATAACCTTTAAAGAAGATGCTAAGAGTATTGTGTCCGGATATAATGATCTAGTGGTTATAACCATGATattagtggtggacgaaattgtgattcattcttctttgtatttgcatgagatttatttaatggctctttgctatgtgtggacacaactccgttcaacttaaccagcaagtgtactaggtcatccaattaataccttacatgagtaagggtcgatcccacagagattgttggtataaagcaagctatggtcaccttgtaaatctcagttaggcagattaaattgatttatgataggttcaaaaattaataataaatagaaaataaaataggatagaaatacttatgtaaatcaatagtgggaatttcagataggcgtatggagatgctgtgcttctcttgaatctctacttttttattacattcatccaatccttcttactcctttccatggcaagctgtatgtagggcatcactgttgtcaatggctacatcccatcctctcagtgaaaatggtcctgtGCTCTGtgacagcacgactaatcatctgtcagttctcaatcaggttggaatagaatcccttgattcttttgcgtctgtcactaatgcccagccttcaggagtttgaagctcatcacagtcattcaataccagaatcctactcggaataccacagacaaggttagactttccggattcccggaatcctactcggaataccacagacaaggttagactttccggattcctatgaatgccgccatctatctagcttataccacgaagattctgttggagaatctaagagatatgcgcccggcctaaggtagaacggaagtggttgtcagtcacgcacgttcataggtgagaatgatgatgagtgtcacggatcatcacattcatcaagttgaagtccaacgaatatcttagaacaggaataaatcgaattgggtagaaaataatagtaattgcattgaaacttgcagaagtaagtaattgatgcataaatccacttccggggcccacttggtgtatgtttgggctaagcttgatctatccacgagatgaggcttttattggagttgaacgccgagttatagcgtgttttgggcgttcaactccaggtcgtgacgtgtttctggcgtttgactccagacagcagcatgtacttggcgttcagcgccactttacgtcgtcaatgcccaaataaagtatggactattatatatttctggaaagttctagatgtctactttccaacgccgttgagagcgtgccatttggagttctgtagctccagaaaatccatttcgagtgcagggaggtcagattccaacagcatcagcagtcctttgtcagcctcctatcagagttttgctcaagtccctcaatttcagccagaaattacctgaaatctcaaaaaaacacacaaactcatagtaaagtccagaaatgtgaatttagcataaaaactaatgaaaacatccctaaaagtagcttgaacttactaaaaactacctaaaaacagtgccaaaaagcgtataaattatccgctcatcaattagcCAATGCTAATCTTCACAGGACCTTAGTAGATCAAGGGAGTTCAGCTAACACCCTATTTAAATCAGCCTTTGATAAACCATGCTTGGAAAAAAAGGTTTGAAAGCATACCCAGACTGTCTATTTGGTTTAGGAGATTCACCTATCTGACCTCTGAGGTACATCACATCGTATAATACTTTTAGTAGAGAGTTAAAAGCACAAACTATAAACATCGACTACATTGTAGTAGACATGGCGTTAGCATATAACACCTTGATAGGTCAGACAACTCTAAACTGACTTACTGCTGTAGTATCAATTTCTTATCTCTGTGTGAAATTTTCGTCTTTAGAAGGAATAACTACTAAAAGGAGATCAGAAATTGGCCAGAAGATGCTATAATAAAAGCTTAAATCTATGAGGGCTTTCCTAAGGGGAAAAAAGTTAATTCAATATAGCTTGATGGTGTATGAGTTCGAGAAGGTTTGAGCCCTCATCCTgagaaaaaaaatggaagaaggACAGATAGACATCGAAGTCAGAAAACCACTAATGTGGGAGCCAATTTAGACCAGAAACTGAATGAATATATCATCAAGCTCTTACAAAAAAACTTTGACCCCGTCGCATGGAAAGCTTCTGACATGCCGAGCATCCATCCCGACCTCATATGCCACAAGCTAATTTATGTACCTAGGGTCCCGACTTGTACAAAAGTGACAACAAAAGCACAGTCCAGAAAGATCACAGGTTGTCGAAGAGAAAATACATACGCTTTTGGAGGCTGGATTCATAAAGGAAGTGAAATGCCCTCTATGACTAGCAATTATTGTCCTAGTAAAAAAGTAAAATGGAAAGTGAAAGATGTGTGGAGATTATACCaacctcaacaaagcttgtccTAAAGATCCTTATCCTCTCTCCAATATTGACGCCTTGGTAGATTCAACATCAAGGTACAAGTTTCTCTCTTTCATGGATACTTactcaggatataaccaaatctcAATGTACAAGCCCGATCAAGAGAATATGTCTTTCATCACTCCTAGGGCCAACTATTGCTATGTGGTTATGCCCTTTAGATTGAAAAATACAAAGACAACATACCAGCgattgatgaacaaagtgttctcaTCTTACATGAGAAAGCTAATACAAGTCTACGTTGATGATATGCTTGTCAAAACCAAAAGTGAAGTTAGTCTACTGACTGACTTGTCCAAAGTGAACAACATTATAAGACAATATGAGATGAGGTTAAATCCTACTAAGTGCA harbors:
- the LOC107469343 gene encoding PRA1 family protein B3-like is translated as MAESPPLPISTPHAHTAPATPPIATFVFRAFISRLSSSLRQGFSDRRPWSELLDRSSISRPESLSDAYSRIRKNASYFRVNYVTLIALALALSLVTHPFSLLVLLSLLAAWSILYLFRPSDQPLFLFGRTFSDRETVTALVVLTVFVVFLTSVGALLISSLTVGLAVVCLHGAFRVPEDLFLDDLEPRNAGLLSFLAGGPAGSRL